Proteins encoded by one window of Primulina huaijiensis isolate GDHJ02 chromosome 1, ASM1229523v2, whole genome shotgun sequence:
- the LOC140979471 gene encoding CBL-interacting serine/threonine-protein kinase 20, with protein sequence MEKRTNILMHRYEMGKLLGKGTFAKVYHARNLKTGESVAIKIIDKEKIVKVGLIDQIKREISVMRRIKHPNVVQLYEVMASKSKIYFAIEYVKGGELFNKVAKGRLKEDAARKYFQQLIAAVDFCHSRGVYHRDLKPENLLLDESGNLKVSDFGLSALVESKRQDGLLHTACGTPAYVAPEVISKRGYDGEKADIWSCGVILFVLLAGYLPFQDPNLVEMYRKISRGEFKCPNWFPPEVKKLLSRILDPNPYSRISVSSLMENYWFRKGFKRVESASFDVNKEDSPRSILEVDSDSESCSGKKDEAQPTCSMKRLPSFNAFDIISNISQGFDLSGLFEEDMNNSKAEAWFTTQKPLSMVVSKLEEVALMESFKIKKLDGVVKMQGSKEGRKGQLGIDAEIFEVTPSFHVVEVKKTAGDTMEYRKFYDQDLKPSLKDIVWSWQGSRDNLQQQEGDFN encoded by the coding sequence ATGGAGAAAAGAACCAATATTTTGATGCACAGATACGAAATGGGGAAATTGCTTGGGAAGGGTACATTTGCAAAAGTTTATCATGCAAGAAACCTGAAAACGGGCGAGAGCGTAGCGATCAAAATCATCGACAAAGAGAAGATCGTTAAGGTAGGTTTGATAGATCAAATTAAGCGCGAGATCTCCGTGATGCGGCGCATCAAACACCCAAATGTGGTACAGCTGTACGAGGTTATGGCGAGCAAATCTAAGATTTATTTTGCGATCGAGTATGTTAAGGGTGGCGAGCTTTTCAACAAGGTGGCGAAAGGGCGGCTCAAAGAAGACGCTGCAAGGAAGTATTTCCAGCAACTGATCGCTGCTGTCGATTTCTGTCACAGCCGTGGCGTGTATCATCGTGATCTGAAGCCAGAAAATCTACTCCTTGATGAATCAGGGAATTTGAAGGTGTCGGATTTTGGGTTAAGCGCCTTGGTTGAATCGAAAAGACAGGACGGACTTCTGCACACGGCATGCGGAACACCGGCTTATGTTGCTCCGGAGGTCATCAGCAAGCGAGGATACGATGGAGAAAAGGCTGATATTTGGTCATGTGGAGTAATTCTGTTTGTTTTATTGGCGGGCTATCTCCCATTCCAAGATCCCAATCTCGTGGAAATGTATAGAAAGATCAGTAGAGGGGAATTCAAATGCCCGAACTGGTTTCCCCCGGAGGTCAAGAAACTTCTTTCCAGAATACTTGACCCGAACCCCTACTCAAGAATCAGCGTCTCAAGCCTGATGGAAAATTACTGGTTCAGAAAAGGGTTCAAGCGGGTGGAATCCGCTAGTTTTGATGTAAACAAGGAGGATTCTCCGCGCAGCATTCTGGAAGTGGATTCGGATTCAGAATCCTGCTCCGGGAAGAAAGATGAGGCGCAGCCAACCTGTTCGATGAAACGACTACCCAGCTTCAACGCTTTTGACATCATATCCAATATTTCCCAGGGATTTGATCTCTCAGGACTGTTCGAAGAGGACATGAACAACAGCAAGGCGGAAGCGTGGTTTACGACCCAAAAGCCACTATCAATGGTGGTTTCGAAGCTGGAGGAAGTGGCATTAATGGAGAGTTTCAAGATCAAAAAGCTAGATGGAGTGGTGAAAATGCAAGGGAGCAAAGAGGGAAGAAAAGGGCAGTTGGGCATTGACGCAGAGATATTCGAGGTTACACCGTCGTTTCATGTGGTGGAGGTCAAGAAAACTGCGGGCGACACCATGGAGTACCGCAAGTTTTATGACCAAGATTTGAAGCCTTCCTTGAAGGACATAGTGTGGAGTTGGCAAGGTAGTCGGGACAATTTACAGCAGCAAGAAGgcgattttaattaa
- the LOC140979461 gene encoding CBL-interacting serine/threonine-protein kinase 12-like, which translates to MAAAVPSTSTATKVGKQKEMSGFLLGRYEICKLLGHGTFAKVYHAKNLKTGEGVAIKVIDKEKILKVGLIAHIKREISILRRVRHPNIVQLFEVMATKSKIFFVMEYVKGGELFNKVAKGRLKEEVARKYFQQLISAVAFCHARGVYHRDLKPENILLDEDGNLKVSDFGLSAISEQIKQDGLFHTFCGTPAYVAPEVLARKGYNAAKVDIWSCGVILFVLMAGYLPFHDQNVMSMYKKIYKGEFRCPRWFSPELIRFLTRLLYTNPETRITIPEIMDNKWFKKGFKNVKFFIDDDKLCTVNDDTNNNDVECLSDQSLSESDSELETRRKIKCLPRPASLNAFDIISFSQGFNLSGLFEEGSDGGARFVSGAPVSKIISKLEEIAKIVSFTVRKKDCRVSLEGSRDGAKGPLTIAAEIFELTPLLRVVEVRKKGGDGTEYEDFCNRDLKPGLQSLVHGNVSDSSYLPSDTE; encoded by the coding sequence ATGGCCGCCGCCGTACCCTCCACCTCCACCGCCACGAAGGTTGGGAAGCAGAAGGAAATGAGCGGCTTTCTGTTGGGCCGATACGAAATCTGTAAACTTCTGGGGCACGGAACGTTCGCCAAAGTATATCACGCCAAGAACTTGAAAACCGGGGAAGGTGTTGCGATTAAGGTGATCGATAAAGAGAAGATCTTGAAAGTTGGGTTGATCGCTCACATCAAGCGCGAGATCTCCATTTTGAGAAGGGTTCGCCACCCCAACATTGTGCAGTTGTTCGAAGTCATGGCAACCAAGTCTAAGATCTTCTTTGTCATGGAATATGTCAAGGGTGGTGAGTTATTCAACAAGGTTGCCAAGGGCAGGCTTAAAGAGGAAGTTGCCAGAAAGTATTTCCAGCAACTGATTTCTGCCGTAGCCTTCTGCCACGCCCGCGGCGTCTATCATCGCGATTTGAAGCCCgaaaatattttgcttgatGAGGATGGGAATCTTAAAGTGTCTGATTTTGGGCTGAGTGCTATTTCCGAGCAGATAAAACAAGATGGCCTTTTTCATACTTTTTGTGGCACGCCGGCCTATGTGGCGCCGGAGGTGTTGGCTAGAAAGGGCTATAATGCGGCCAAGGTTGATATTTGGAGTTGCGGTGTGATTCTGTTTGTTTTGATGGCGGGTTACTTGCCATTCCACGATCAGAATGTTATGTCTATGTATAAGAAGATTTACAAAGGTGAATTCAGGTGTCCGAGGTGGTTTTCTCCCGAGTTGATTCGATTTTTGACGCGTTTGCTGTACACGAATCCTGAAACCCGGATCACGATTCCGGAGATCATGGATAATAAGTGGTTCAAGAAGGGGTTtaagaatgtgaaatttttcattgatgatgaTAAATTATGTACTGTTAACGATGATACTAATAACAACGATGTTGAGTGTTTATCGGATCAGTCTTTGTCCGAATCTGATTCCGAGTTGGAGACCCGAAGGAAGATCAAGTGTCTTCCGAGGCCTGCTAGCTTGAATGCTTTCGATATCATTTCATTTTCGCAGGGTTTTAACCTGTCAGGTTTGTTTGAAGAAGGATCAGATGGAGGAGCAAGATTTGTATCAGGGGCACCGGTGtcgaaaatcatatcaaaattggAGGAAATTGCGAAAATAGTGAGTTTCACCGTCCGCAAAAAGGATTGTCGAGTGAGTCTTGAAGGATCCCGGGATGGTGCAAAGGGACCCTTAACGATTGCCGCAGAGATATTCGAATTGACACCATTGTTGAGAGTGGTAGAGGTAAGGAAAAAAGGAGGGGATGGAACGGAATATGAGGATTTCTGTAACCGTGACTTGAAGCCGGGATTGCAAAGCCTTGTGCATGGAAATGTTTCTGATTCTTCTTACTTGCCCTCAGATACCGAATAG